Proteins co-encoded in one Arachis hypogaea cultivar Tifrunner chromosome 13, arahy.Tifrunner.gnm2.J5K5, whole genome shotgun sequence genomic window:
- the LOC112733104 gene encoding uncharacterized protein codes for MLRYVNKIIHHIIHLFLMEIEPILLAEPCIVQSKRSKVVEDNSKVVVLSKTSVLSETSQDFCNHSESFEKLVRIGLPCNDSVEEKLCWLRSQMIGNDAEFDSPFGRRKLVYADHTASGRSLHFNENFITDHLLPFYGNTHTCDSYVGSRTTKMLHEATTYIKSCLGGGEEDTIIFCGSGTTAAIKRLQEVMGIAVPSILRERVVKSLGKEERWVVFVGPHEHHSNLLSWRQSLAEVVEIGLDDEGLLDMDALKLQLEAYKNTNRPLLGSFSACSNVTGIHSDTRAIARLLHRYNCFACFDFAASGPYVEIDMRSGHSDGYDAVFLSPHKFLGGPDSPGVLLMNKVLYRIGSSPPSTCGGGTVTYVNAFNEKDTLYLENIEERESGGTPPIIQTVRAALAFWVKEYIGYEEIEKREQLYINKALKRLIPNPNIEVLGNTSTKRQAILSFLIYTNTNSYSQEHDELNLWAETGCKRGLPLHGPFVAALLNDLFGIQARGGCACAGPYGHELLHISKSQSLSIRSAVQKGYVGVKPGWTRVSFPYYMNEEDFEYILSAIEFLAVYGQRFLPLYSFNLRNGSWRMKTEEFEEKTKKSNGKFPTKLLGKTPEERKNQSYFDVAKSIASDLPKFPSEGILSLNVDPNVLCFRI; via the exons ATGTTGCGTTACGTAAACAAAATCATACACCACATTATTCACTTGTTCCTCATGGAGATAGAACCCATATTACTAGCGGAGCCATGCATAGTTCAAAGCAAGAGAAGCAAGGTCGTTGAAGATAACAGCAAGGTTGTCGTTTTGTCAAAAACAAGTGTCTTGTCAGAAACATCTCAGGATTTTTGCAACCACTCTGAGTCATTTGAAAAGCTGGTACGGATTGGCCTCCCCTGCAATGACTCTGTTGAAGAAAAACTCtgttggcttcggtcccagatgATAGGTAACGATGCTGAGTTCGATTCTCCGTTTGGAAGAAGAAAACTTGTGTATGCTGATCACACTGCTTCAGGCCGCAGCTTACATTTCAATGAAAACTTCATCACCGATCATCTTCTTCCTTTCTATG GTAACACTCACACTTGTGACAGTTACGTGGGAAGCAGGACGACAAAAATGCTGCATGAAGCAACCACATACATTAAAAGTTGCCTTGGCGGTGGAGAAGAAGATACAATCATATTCTGTGGTTCCGGCACAACCGCAGCCATCAAGAGGCTCCAAGAAGTAATGGGAATCGCAGTGCCCTCGATTTTGAGGGAAAGGGTGGTAAAGAGCCTTGGCAAAGAAGAAAGATGGGTGGTGTTTGTTGGGCCCCATGAGCATCATTCAAACCTCCTTTCATGGCGGCAAAGCTTGGCTGAAGTGGTTGAGATTGGTCTTGATGATGAAGGCTTGTTGGACATGGATGCCCTGAAGCTACAGCTTGAGGCCTATAAAAATACCAACAGACCATTGTTGGGATCTTTTTCAGCTTGTAGCAATGTCACCGGGATACACTCCGACACGCGAGCCATTGCTCGTCTTCTTCATCGGTACAACTGCTTTGCATGCTTTGATTTTGCAGCAAG tGGTCCATACGTGGAGATTGACATGAGATCAGGGCATAGTGATGGGTATGATGCTGTGTTCCTGAGTCCGCATAAGTTTCTTGGTGGTCCTGACTCCCCTGGTGTGCTCCTCATGAACAAGGTCCTTTACCGTATAGGATCTTCACCTCCCTCCACTTGTGGAGGTGGAACTGTTACCTATGTCAATGCCTTCAATGAAAAG GATACATTATACTTGGAGAACATAGAAGAAAGAGAGAGTGGAGGTACCCCTCCAATAATCCAGACAGTTAGAGCAGCCTTGGCATTTTGGGTGAAAGAATACATTGGCTATGAAGAGATTGAGAAAAGAGAACAGTTGTACATTAACAAGGCACTTAAGAGGCTTATCCCCAATCCCAACATTGAGGTTCTAGGGAACACAAGTACCAAGAGACAAGCTATATTGTCATTTCTCATCTACACTAACACCAATTCTTattcccaagaacatgatgaacttAACTTGTGGGCAGAAACAGGATGCAAAAGAGGCTTGCCACTTCATGGCCCTTTCGTTGCAGCATTGCTCAATGATCTTTTCGGCATCCAAGCTCGTGGTGGTTGCGCTTGTGCTGGTCCTTACGGCCATGAGTTGCTCCATATCAGCAAATCTCAATCACTTTCTATTAGATCAGCTGTTCAAAAG GGCTATGTTGGAGTGAAACCTGGATGGACCCGTGTTAGTTTCCCTTATTACATGAATGAAGAGGATTTTGAATACATTCTAAGTGCCATTGAATTTTTAGCTGTATATGGCCAAAGGTTCCTTCCTTTGTATAGCTTCAACTTGAGAAATGGCAGCTGGAGAATGAAGACAGAGGAATTTGAGGAAAAAACCAAGAAAAGCAATGGCAAGTTCCCTACTAAATTGTTGGGAAAAACTCCAGAAGAAAGAAAGAACCAATCATACTTTGACGTTGCTAAATCCATTGCCAGTGATCTCCCAAAGTTCCCTTCCGAGGGGATACTCAGTTTAAATGTGGATCCCAATGTTCTATGCTTTAGAATTTGA
- the LOC112733105 gene encoding uncharacterized protein — MEVEKALLVEKPIFIEPSIIDNDDWVVSSKSETSNIDLCNHFETFKMLVKMELPCNNNESVEEKLRWLRSQMIGNAAEFYSPFGRRELVYADHTASGRSLQYNEDFIIKHVLPFYGNTHTCDSYVGSRSTRILHEASEYIKECLGGGEENAIIFCGSGTTAAIKRLQEVMGIAVPSILRERVVKSLSKEERWVVFVGPYEHHSNLLSWRQSLAEVVEIGLDDEGLLDMDALKLQLEAYKNTNRPLLGSFSACSNVTGINSDTPAIARLLHQYNAFACFDFAASGPYVEICMRREKSRDDWYDAVFLSPHKFVGGPDTPGILLMNKALYRLNSSPPSICGGGTVNYVNGFDEKDTLYLENIEERENGGTPPIIQTVRAALAFWVKEYIGYKEIEIREQIYINRALKRLISNPNIKVLGNKSTKRQAILSFVIYSTSNSSSTCWGNDQNQENSNEEELNLWEEIGNYKRGKLLHGPFVATLLNDLFGIQARGGCACAGPYGHHLLNINKTQSLDVRSAIQQGYVGIKPGWTRVSFPYYMDEEDFEFILAAIEFVAMYGQRFLPLYSFNLRNGRWRVVKTQELGALIKENNNNNNYCNYRRTMEETSVEYDNGVNNKQVRMLRRKSYLDMAKYIATRLPKFPSQTMLMENVNPSALHFRI; from the exons ATGGAGGTTGAGAAGGCGTTATTAGTAGAGAAACCCATATTTATTGAACCAAGCATTATTGATAATGATGATTGGGTAGTTTCATCCAAATCAGAAACGAGTAACATTGATTTGTGCAACCATTTTGAAACCTTTAAGATGCTTGTAAAGATGGAACTACCATGTAATAATAATGAATCTGTTGAGGAAAAGCTTCGTTGGCTTAGATCTCAGATGATAGGTAACGCTGCTGAGTTCTATTCTCCATTTGGAAGAAGAGAACTTGTATATGCTGATCACACTGCTTCAGGTCGCAGCCTTCAATACAATGAAGATTTCATCATCAAACATGTTCTTCCTTTTTATG GCAATACTCACACGTGTGACAGTTATGTGGGAAGTAGAAGCACAAGAATTTTGCATGAAGCAAGCGAGTACATTAAGGAATGCTTAGGAGGTGGAGAAGAAAATGCAATCATATTCTGTGGTTCGGGGACAACCGCAGCCATCAAGAGGCTCCAAGAAGTAATGGGCATCGCGGTGCCCTCAATTCTGAGGGAAAGGGTGGTAAAGAGCCTcagcaaagaagaaagatgggTTGTGTTTGTGGGACCCTACGAGCACCATTCCAACCTGCTTTCATGGCGGCAAAGCTTGGCCGAAGTAGTTGAGATTGGCCTCGATGATGAAGGCTTGCTAGACATGGATGCCCTTAAGCTACAACTTGAGGCCTACAAAAATACCAACAGACCCTTGTTGGGATCTTTCTCTGCTTGTAGCAATGTCACCGGGATAAACTCCGACACGCCAGCCATTGCTCGCCTTCTTCATCAATACAACGCCTTTGCATGCTTTGATTTTGCAGCAAG TGGGCCATATGTGGAGATTTGCATGAGGAGAGAGAAGAGTAGGGATGATTGGTATGATGCAGTGTTCTTGAGTCCGCACAAGTTTGTTGGTGGTCCTGACACGCCGGGAATTCTCCTCATGAACAAGGCACTGTACAGGTTGAATTCTTCCCCACCCTCCATTTGTGGAGGTGGCACTGTGAATTATGTCAACGGCTTCGACGAGAAG GATACGTTATACTTGGAGAACATAGAAGAAAGGGAAAATGGGGGCACCCCTCCAATAATCCAAACAGTAAGAGCAGCCTTAGCATTTTGGGTGAAAGAATATATTGGCTACAAAGAGATTGAAATAAGGGAACAAATATACATTAACAGGGCACTTAAGAGGCTCATCTCAAACCCTAACATTAAGGTTTTGGGAAACAAAAGCACCAAAAGACAAGCTATTTTGTCCTTTGTGATTTATTCTACCTCCAATTCCTCATCAACATGTTGGGGCAACGATCAAAACCAAGAAAATAGTAATGAAGAGGAACTTAATTTGTGGGAAGAGATTGGGAACTACAAAAGGGGTAAATTACTTCATGGACCTTTTGTTGCAACATTGCTCAATGACCTATTTGGCATTCAAGCTCGTGGTGGGTGCGCTTGTGCTGGACCTTATGGCCACCATTTGCTCAATATCAACAAAACTCAATCTCTTGATGTTAGGTCAGCCATTCAACAG GGTTATGTTGGAATAAAACCTGGATGGACCAGAGTGAGTTTTCCCTATTACATGGACGAAGAGGATTTTGAGTTCATTCTAGCAGCCATAGAGTTTGTAGCCATGTATGGCCAACGGTTCCTTCCTCTTTACAGCTTCAACTTGAGAAATGGAAGATGGAGAGTAGTGAAGACTCAGGAACTTGGGGCTCTAATAAAggaaaacaacaataataataattattgcaACTATAGAAGAACTATGGAGGAAACAAGCGTTGAGTATGATAATGGGGTTAATAATAAGCAAGTTAGAATGTTGAGGAGAAAATCTTACCTTGACATGGCTAAGTATATCGCTACTCGCCTCCCAAAGTTCCCTTCTCAAACCATGCTAATGGAAAACGTAAATCCCAGTGCACtccattttagaatttaa